One segment of Nocardia farcinica DNA contains the following:
- a CDS encoding aminotransferase class V-fold PLP-dependent enzyme, with protein MTAVVDQTCAAFARVSGDDLRVPLVQGGTTTYANFDLAASAPALATVADRIQHLLPYYASVHRGAGYASRISTECYEAARGSVARFLDAGDDQVVVFTRNTTDSLNLLAGCVPGETVVLDIEHHANFLPWTRHGRRVVRAADTIEETLRRLVAELCARPAALLAVTGASNVTGEVLPLRRLAEIAHQCGARLLVDAAQLAPHRRISLRDTGIDYLACSGHKLYAPFGAGVLVGRRDWLDAAEPYLAGGGAVREVGVSDVAWAPAPQRHEGGSPNVLGAAAIAAACDALGAVDAEALVAHERQLTERLRAGLAAVPGCRVLRVFADSSDCVGIVAFTLDGYEPGHVAAYLSAEHGIGVRDGRFCAHPLLARLGVAAALRASVGVSTTSEQVDRLVGAVARLVERGTAWNYACTGGLWSPSPETRPLGGDSAGGAAPCLR; from the coding sequence ATGACTGCTGTTGTGGACCAGACCTGCGCCGCCTTCGCCCGGGTGTCCGGCGACGACCTGCGCGTGCCGCTCGTCCAGGGCGGGACCACCACCTACGCCAACTTCGACCTGGCCGCGAGCGCTCCGGCGCTGGCCACGGTGGCCGACCGGATCCAGCACCTGCTGCCCTACTACGCCAGCGTGCACCGGGGCGCCGGGTATGCCTCGCGCATCTCCACCGAGTGCTACGAGGCCGCGCGCGGCTCGGTCGCCCGGTTCCTCGACGCCGGCGACGACCAGGTGGTGGTGTTCACCCGCAACACCACCGACTCGCTGAACCTGCTGGCCGGCTGCGTGCCGGGCGAGACCGTGGTGCTCGACATCGAGCACCACGCCAACTTCCTGCCCTGGACCAGGCACGGGCGGCGGGTGGTGCGCGCGGCCGACACGATCGAGGAGACACTGCGCAGGCTGGTGGCCGAGCTGTGCGCCCGCCCCGCCGCGCTGCTCGCGGTCACCGGCGCGTCCAACGTGACCGGCGAGGTGCTGCCGCTGCGCAGGCTGGCCGAGATCGCCCACCAGTGCGGTGCGCGGCTGCTGGTCGACGCGGCGCAGCTCGCGCCGCACCGGCGGATCTCCCTGCGCGACACCGGCATCGACTACCTCGCCTGCTCCGGGCACAAGCTGTACGCGCCGTTCGGCGCCGGGGTGCTGGTGGGCAGGCGGGACTGGCTGGACGCGGCCGAGCCGTATCTGGCCGGCGGTGGCGCGGTGCGCGAGGTCGGCGTCTCCGACGTGGCGTGGGCGCCCGCGCCGCAGCGGCACGAGGGCGGATCGCCGAACGTGCTCGGTGCGGCCGCGATCGCCGCGGCCTGCGATGCGCTGGGCGCGGTCGACGCCGAAGCGCTGGTCGCGCACGAGCGGCAGCTCACCGAGCGGCTGCGCGCCGGTCTCGCCGCGGTGCCGGGGTGCCGGGTGCTGCGCGTGTTCGCCGACAGCAGCGACTGCGTCGGAATCGTGGCGTTCACCCTCGACGGGTACGAGCCCGGTCATGTCGCCGCCTACCTGTCCGCCGAGCACGGCATCGGCGTGCGCGACGGGCGGTTCTGCGCGCATCCGCTGCTGGCCCGGCTCGGGGTGGCCGCCGCGCTGCGAGCGAGCGTCGGGGTGTCGACCACCTCGGAGCAGGTCGACCGCCTGGTCGGCGCGGTCGCGCGGCTCGTCGAGCGGGGGACGGCGTGGAACTACGCGTGCACCGGCGGGCTGTGGAGCCCGAGCCCCGAAACCCGGCCGCTCGGCGGTGATTCGGCGGGCGGCGCGGCGCCCTGCCTGCGCTGA
- a CDS encoding LysE family translocator, translating into MTPSLLLSFVGLCVLLSLTPGPDSFLVLRFSIVDARPGIAAAIGSALGGIAWAVVVAAGVATLLEQSATAYRALKVIGGIYLVYLGIRALLDHRKQRGTAAEPPAPDRHAPSVRSAFTAGVVSCLFNPKVGLFYLAVLPQFLTEVTFANTLALGAIECLVAAVEMVLLALLAARAVALLRTPRVRDRLEQASAAILTALGVGTVASAS; encoded by the coding sequence GTGACCCCCTCGCTGCTGCTCAGCTTCGTCGGCCTGTGCGTGCTGCTGTCGCTGACGCCCGGCCCGGACTCGTTCCTGGTGCTGCGGTTCTCGATCGTGGACGCCCGACCCGGCATCGCCGCGGCGATCGGCTCGGCGCTCGGCGGCATCGCCTGGGCGGTGGTGGTGGCCGCCGGGGTGGCGACCCTGCTCGAACAGTCCGCCACCGCCTACCGCGCCCTGAAGGTGATCGGCGGAATCTACTTGGTGTACTTGGGGATTCGCGCACTGCTCGACCACCGCAAGCAACGCGGAACCGCCGCGGAGCCGCCCGCGCCGGACCGGCACGCCCCCTCGGTTCGCTCGGCGTTCACCGCCGGTGTGGTCTCGTGTCTGTTCAACCCGAAGGTCGGCCTGTTCTACCTGGCGGTGCTGCCCCAGTTCCTCACCGAGGTCACCTTCGCCAACACGCTCGCCCTCGGTGCGATCGAATGCCTGGTGGCCGCGGTGGAGATGGTCCTGCTCGCCCTGCTGGCCGCCCGTGCCGTCGCCCTGCTGCGCACCCCGCGGGTGCGGGACCGGCTCGAACAGGCCAGTGCGGCGATCCTCACCGCGCTCGGCGTCGGCACGGTCGCCTCGGCCTCCTGA
- a CDS encoding Pls/PosA family non-ribosomal peptide synthetase, producing the protein MYRSVAAPEPRTLVDILDATVAAHPDAPALDDGEVVLSYAELRAEIAERVAELVAAGVRPGDRVGVRMPSGDHRLYVTILAVLYAGAAYVPVDADDPDERAALVFGEARVRVVATGAGIEAAEQAGTDGRPPAAGPSPADDAWIIFTSGSTGTPKGVAVTHRSAAAFVDAEARMFLRDNPIGPGDRVLAGLSVAFDASCEEMWLAWRHGACLVPAPRALVRTGADLGPWLVRREITVVSTVPTLAATWPPEALEAVRLLIFGGEAVPPELAERVAGGDDAGREVWNTYGPTEATVVACAAPLTGEGPIRIGLPLDGWDLAVVDAQGNPVGEGESGELVIGGVGLARYLDPAKDAEKYAPAPALGWERAYRSGDLVRKERAGLIFLGRADDQIKLGGRRIELGEIDNALQHLPGVTAAAAAIRTTKAGNKILVGYLTGPGADYDLRAARESLAEHLPAPLVPRLALVDELPTRTSGKVDRDALPWPLPETGRADAEDGLSETGRWVAGLWDAILGAEVTGPDADFFDLGGGSLAAAQLVTALRERHPGIAVADLYDHPRLGALVDFLEQSAPAARVEPRTVVPTPRRAQLTQVLATVPLTTLTGLQWFTWLAIVGNIAAWSGSLPWLPRLSWWWALPAFVLFITPPGRMALCVAGARILLRGVRPGSYPRGGSVHLRLWAAVRLSEASGAENLSGAPWMVPFARALGARIGKGVDLHTLPPVTGMLELGAGCSVEPEVDLSGYWIDGDLVHIGPIEVGAGAVVGSRSILLPGSRIGKNAVIAPGSAVSGRVKADQEWAGSPAVKVGKARHRWPDHTPARARHWVAVFAITSVALAALPIVGLAAGAAWLAWCVRDTTTLGAGLTGAFAALPPAVLIALGVYAAATIVLVRLFSLGLTEGYHPVRSRVGWQAWATERLLDGARTFLFPLYASLLTPLWLRLLGAKVGKHVEASTVLLLPKFTTVADGAFLADDTMIAGYELGGGWLRIGEAKVGKRAFLGNSGMTAPGRRVPKNGLVAVLSAAPSKAKAGSSWVGSPPVRLRRAAESGDTRRTFDPPPSLKLARAAVETCRLLPVLVTFGIGLGVLFAMAWLAQTVGHPVAALLSGVVLLVAGAVACGSAVAAKWLLVGRIRAEEHPLWSSFVWRNEVSDTFVETVAAPWFARAATGTPVLNLWLRALGARIGRGVWCESYWLPEADLVTLGDGATVERGCVVQTHLFHDRIMAMDTVVLEPGATLGPHCVALPAARIGAGATVGPASLVMRGDAVPASTSWWGNPIAPWPRPHPTPTVAEG; encoded by the coding sequence CTGTACCGGTCGGTCGCCGCACCCGAGCCGCGCACCCTGGTCGACATCCTCGACGCCACCGTCGCCGCCCACCCCGACGCCCCCGCCCTCGACGACGGCGAGGTCGTGCTCAGCTACGCCGAACTGCGCGCCGAGATCGCCGAGCGCGTGGCCGAGCTGGTGGCCGCGGGCGTGCGCCCCGGCGACCGGGTCGGTGTCCGGATGCCCTCCGGGGATCACCGCCTCTACGTGACCATCCTCGCCGTCCTCTACGCCGGAGCCGCCTACGTCCCGGTCGACGCCGACGATCCCGACGAACGGGCGGCCCTCGTCTTCGGCGAGGCGCGGGTGCGGGTCGTCGCGACCGGTGCGGGGATCGAGGCAGCCGAGCAGGCCGGGACGGACGGCCGCCCCCCGGCAGCCGGCCCCTCCCCCGCCGACGACGCCTGGATCATCTTCACCTCCGGCTCCACCGGCACCCCCAAGGGCGTGGCCGTCACCCACCGCAGCGCCGCCGCGTTCGTCGACGCCGAGGCCCGGATGTTCCTGCGGGACAACCCGATCGGCCCGGGCGACCGGGTGCTGGCGGGTCTCTCGGTGGCCTTCGACGCCTCCTGCGAGGAGATGTGGCTGGCGTGGCGGCACGGCGCCTGCCTCGTGCCCGCGCCCCGGGCCCTGGTCCGCACCGGCGCCGATCTCGGCCCCTGGTTGGTGCGCCGGGAGATCACCGTGGTCTCGACCGTCCCGACGCTGGCCGCTACCTGGCCGCCGGAGGCTCTGGAGGCGGTGCGGCTGCTCATCTTCGGCGGTGAGGCCGTGCCACCGGAACTGGCCGAACGGGTCGCCGGCGGCGACGACGCGGGCCGGGAGGTGTGGAACACCTACGGTCCCACCGAGGCGACGGTGGTGGCGTGCGCGGCGCCACTGACCGGCGAGGGCCCGATCCGGATCGGGCTGCCGCTGGACGGCTGGGATCTCGCCGTCGTCGACGCGCAGGGCAATCCGGTCGGCGAAGGCGAGTCCGGCGAGCTGGTGATCGGCGGCGTCGGCCTGGCCCGCTACCTCGACCCGGCCAAGGACGCCGAGAAATACGCTCCCGCACCGGCATTGGGCTGGGAGCGCGCATACCGCAGCGGTGACCTGGTGCGCAAGGAGCGCGCGGGCCTGATCTTCCTCGGCCGCGCCGACGACCAGATCAAGCTCGGCGGCCGCCGCATCGAACTCGGCGAGATCGACAACGCGCTCCAGCACCTGCCCGGCGTCACCGCCGCCGCGGCGGCCATCCGGACCACCAAGGCGGGCAACAAGATCCTCGTCGGCTACCTCACCGGCCCGGGTGCCGACTACGACCTGCGGGCCGCGCGCGAATCCCTCGCCGAGCACCTGCCCGCCCCGCTGGTGCCGCGCCTGGCGCTGGTCGACGAGCTGCCCACCCGCACCTCGGGCAAGGTCGACCGCGACGCACTGCCCTGGCCGCTGCCCGAGACCGGGCGCGCCGACGCCGAGGACGGCCTGTCCGAGACCGGGCGCTGGGTGGCGGGTCTGTGGGACGCGATCCTCGGCGCCGAGGTCACCGGCCCCGATGCCGACTTCTTCGACCTGGGCGGCGGGTCGCTGGCCGCGGCCCAGCTCGTCACCGCGCTGCGCGAACGCCACCCCGGCATCGCCGTCGCCGACCTCTACGACCATCCGCGCCTGGGTGCGCTGGTCGACTTCCTGGAACAGTCCGCGCCCGCGGCCCGCGTCGAACCGCGCACGGTCGTGCCGACCCCGCGGCGCGCCCAGCTGACCCAGGTACTGGCCACCGTGCCGCTGACCACCCTCACCGGCCTGCAGTGGTTCACCTGGCTGGCGATCGTCGGCAACATCGCCGCCTGGTCCGGCTCGCTGCCCTGGCTGCCGCGGCTGTCCTGGTGGTGGGCGCTGCCCGCCTTCGTCCTGTTCATCACCCCGCCCGGCCGTATGGCGCTGTGCGTGGCCGGTGCGCGCATCCTGTTGCGCGGGGTGCGGCCCGGCAGCTATCCACGCGGCGGGTCGGTGCACCTGCGGCTGTGGGCCGCGGTGCGGCTGTCGGAGGCCAGCGGCGCGGAGAACCTCTCCGGCGCACCGTGGATGGTGCCGTTCGCGCGCGCGCTGGGCGCCCGCATCGGCAAGGGCGTCGACCTGCACACCCTGCCGCCGGTCACCGGCATGCTCGAGCTCGGTGCCGGATGCAGCGTCGAACCCGAGGTGGACCTGTCCGGCTATTGGATCGACGGCGATCTCGTGCACATCGGCCCGATCGAGGTCGGCGCGGGCGCGGTCGTCGGATCCAGGTCGATCCTGTTGCCCGGCAGCCGGATCGGCAAGAACGCGGTGATCGCACCGGGCTCGGCGGTGTCCGGGCGCGTCAAGGCCGACCAGGAGTGGGCGGGCTCCCCCGCGGTGAAGGTGGGCAAGGCGCGCCACCGCTGGCCCGATCACACCCCCGCCCGGGCCCGGCACTGGGTGGCGGTCTTCGCGATCACCTCGGTCGCGCTGGCGGCGCTGCCGATCGTCGGGCTCGCCGCGGGCGCGGCCTGGCTGGCCTGGTGCGTCCGTGACACGACGACGCTCGGCGCGGGCCTGACCGGCGCGTTCGCGGCACTGCCGCCCGCCGTGCTGATCGCCCTCGGGGTGTACGCCGCGGCGACCATCGTGCTGGTGCGGCTGTTCTCGCTCGGCCTGACCGAGGGCTATCACCCGGTGCGCAGCCGCGTCGGCTGGCAGGCCTGGGCCACCGAACGCCTGCTCGACGGCGCCCGCACCTTCCTGTTCCCGCTCTACGCCAGCCTGCTCACGCCACTGTGGCTGCGGCTGCTCGGCGCGAAGGTCGGCAAGCACGTGGAGGCCTCCACGGTGCTGCTGCTGCCGAAGTTCACCACCGTCGCCGACGGCGCGTTCCTGGCCGACGACACCATGATCGCCGGATACGAACTCGGCGGCGGCTGGCTACGCATCGGCGAGGCCAAGGTCGGCAAGCGCGCCTTCCTCGGCAACTCCGGCATGACCGCGCCCGGACGGCGGGTGCCCAAGAACGGCCTGGTCGCGGTGCTGTCCGCCGCGCCGTCCAAGGCCAAGGCGGGCTCGTCGTGGGTGGGCAGCCCGCCCGTGCGGTTGCGCCGCGCCGCCGAATCCGGCGACACCCGGCGCACCTTCGATCCGCCGCCGAGCCTGAAGCTCGCCCGCGCGGCCGTGGAGACCTGCCGATTGCTCCCGGTGCTGGTGACGTTCGGCATCGGACTCGGTGTGCTGTTCGCGATGGCATGGCTGGCGCAGACCGTCGGCCATCCGGTGGCCGCGCTGCTGAGCGGGGTGGTGCTGCTGGTGGCGGGCGCGGTCGCCTGCGGCAGTGCGGTGGCGGCGAAATGGTTGCTGGTCGGGCGGATCCGGGCCGAGGAGCATCCGCTGTGGAGTTCGTTCGTCTGGCGCAACGAGGTGTCGGACACCTTCGTCGAAACCGTCGCCGCGCCCTGGTTCGCGCGCGCCGCCACCGGCACCCCGGTGCTGAATCTGTGGCTGCGGGCGCTCGGCGCGCGCATCGGCCGCGGGGTATGGTGCGAGTCCTATTGGCTTCCGGAGGCGGACCTGGTGACACTCGGTGACGGCGCGACCGTGGAACGAGGCTGCGTGGTGCAGACCCACCTGTTCCACGACCGCATCATGGCCATGGACACCGTCGTCCTCGAACCCGGCGCGACCCTCGGTCCGCACTGCGTGGCCCTGCCCGCGGCCCGCATCGGCGCGGGTGCCACGGTGGGCCCGGCCTCGCTGGTCATGCGCGGTGACGCGGTGCCCGCCTCGACGAGCTGGTGGGGCAACCCGATCGCGCCGTGGCCGCGCCCCCATCCCACGCCGACCGTCGCCGAGGGGTGA
- a CDS encoding M1 family metallopeptidase, whose protein sequence is MGDKFYDEPIDDYLPQNGNRGYRVSRYELDLVYKVAGNRLSGRAEITAVTTAVRPRFAFDLAQSLSVAKVFVNGAKVARYTHRNGKLVLTPQQKIPAGGVLAVVVQYAGAPKPVRGPWGEVGWEELTEGALVASQPNGAASWFPCDDHPSSKASYRISITTDSPYHALANGTLVRKQTKASQTTWVYEQPEPMSSYLATIQIGPYRWHRIGSEQSPVPMYAVLPARLRAAFDTDFARQQRMMEVFTDLFGPYPFAGYTVVVTDDDLEIPIEAQGISIFGANHCDGRRGSERLVAHELAHQWFGNSLTLRRWRDIWLHEGFACYAEWIWSEAAGGPSADQLARAARHNLSREPQDLVLADPGPALMFDDRVYKRGALTLHALRIELGDRAFFDLLREWTGRYRHACVDTEEFTDLAGHYSQVPLRPLWDSWLRETALPPLPPHGGQAVTVPR, encoded by the coding sequence ATGGGCGACAAATTCTACGACGAGCCGATCGACGACTACCTGCCGCAGAACGGCAATCGCGGCTATCGGGTCTCCCGCTACGAACTGGACCTGGTCTACAAGGTCGCCGGCAACCGGCTGAGCGGGCGCGCCGAGATCACGGCGGTGACCACCGCGGTGCGCCCGCGCTTCGCGTTCGACCTGGCGCAGTCGCTGAGCGTGGCCAAGGTGTTCGTCAACGGCGCCAAGGTCGCCCGCTACACCCACCGCAACGGCAAGCTCGTCCTCACCCCGCAGCAGAAGATCCCCGCGGGCGGCGTGCTCGCGGTGGTGGTCCAGTACGCCGGTGCGCCCAAACCGGTGCGCGGGCCGTGGGGTGAGGTGGGTTGGGAAGAACTCACCGAGGGCGCGTTGGTCGCCAGCCAGCCCAACGGTGCGGCCTCCTGGTTCCCCTGCGACGATCACCCCAGTTCCAAGGCCAGCTACCGCATCTCGATCACCACCGACAGCCCGTACCACGCGCTCGCCAACGGCACCTTGGTCCGCAAGCAGACCAAGGCCAGCCAGACCACCTGGGTCTACGAACAACCCGAGCCGATGTCGAGCTACCTGGCGACCATCCAGATCGGCCCCTACCGCTGGCATCGGATCGGGTCCGAGCAGTCACCCGTGCCGATGTACGCCGTGCTGCCCGCCCGGCTGCGCGCCGCCTTCGACACCGATTTCGCCCGCCAGCAGCGGATGATGGAGGTCTTCACCGACCTGTTCGGGCCCTACCCGTTCGCCGGGTACACCGTGGTCGTCACCGACGACGACCTGGAGATTCCGATCGAAGCACAGGGCATCTCGATCTTCGGCGCCAACCACTGCGACGGCCGCCGCGGCTCCGAACGCCTGGTCGCGCACGAACTCGCCCACCAGTGGTTCGGCAACAGCCTCACCCTGCGCCGGTGGCGCGACATCTGGTTGCACGAGGGTTTCGCCTGCTACGCGGAGTGGATCTGGTCGGAGGCCGCCGGCGGCCCGAGCGCCGACCAGCTGGCCCGCGCCGCCCGGCACAACCTCTCCCGTGAGCCTCAGGATCTGGTGCTGGCAGATCCCGGCCCCGCATTGATGTTCGACGACCGGGTCTACAAGCGCGGCGCGCTCACCCTGCACGCGTTGCGCATCGAACTCGGCGACCGCGCGTTCTTCGATCTGCTGCGGGAGTGGACCGGTCGCTACCGGCACGCCTGCGTGGACACCGAGGAATTCACCGATCTGGCAGGCCATTACAGCCAGGTGCCGCTGCGCCCGCTGTGGGACAGCTGGTTACGCGAGACGGCGCTGCCGCCGCTGCCGCCGCACGGCGGACAGGCCGTGACCGTGCCGCGCTGA
- a CDS encoding DUF2752 domain-containing protein: MGYPAAIPSAADRYRVESSAAASGALAPVGAARLPWVLVDTPVDHQAPRPVQRGGLRALGLPMLTAAAGAGVLVLLHVRDPHVEGSYGECPVYALFGVYCPGCGGMRAVHNLTDGRVLDSLHSNLLALPLIVAFFWFVADWSVRAWRGQKPRVPAIDRSVMWALFALFAVYAVLRNTPWGTWLTPV, translated from the coding sequence ATGGGGTACCCAGCGGCGATACCGAGTGCCGCCGACCGTTATCGAGTCGAGAGCAGCGCCGCCGCGTCGGGTGCGCTGGCGCCGGTCGGCGCGGCCCGGCTACCGTGGGTTCTCGTGGACACGCCCGTCGATCACCAGGCACCCAGGCCCGTACAGCGCGGTGGTCTGCGAGCGCTCGGCCTGCCGATGCTGACGGCCGCGGCGGGCGCCGGCGTGCTGGTGCTGTTGCACGTGCGGGATCCGCACGTCGAGGGGTCCTACGGCGAATGCCCGGTGTATGCGCTGTTCGGGGTGTACTGCCCGGGCTGTGGCGGCATGCGCGCGGTGCACAACCTCACCGACGGCCGCGTCCTCGACTCCCTGCACAGCAACCTGCTCGCGCTGCCACTGATCGTGGCGTTCTTCTGGTTCGTCGCCGACTGGTCGGTGCGGGCGTGGCGGGGACAGAAGCCGCGGGTGCCCGCCATCGACAGATCGGTCATGTGGGCGTTGTTCGCGCTCTTCGCGGTATACGCGGTGCTGCGCAACACCCCGTGGGGCACCTGGTTGACGCCGGTCTGA
- a CDS encoding alpha/beta fold hydrolase has translation MLVTSMKTLAGVRSTEPLTAAYRAALRSRTYATASLNKPAAPVEIVPVTTVDGARLRVHAYGPADGEVIVLIHGWSCCIEYWHPQINALADRYRVICYDQRGHGESTLGRVAPCADTLADDLATVLDATLPRGRRAVLVGHSMGGITLQAWAARYPEQVPDRAAAVVLANTASKDIRFETDLLPLLNKPLAVANRPLTVFGRGVRMPMVLAETLLTAPIPLPGGPMSPLVTAVLKSRVMTRNATADQAAFALGIVRSCRPLTRGLHAAALADMDLGDAAKNLTVPTTVIAGLHDHLLPERMNRTIVEALKSSGSLADYQVWPTGHLSNVEAADRFNAELAKIAASAYRPQADAV, from the coding sequence ATGCTGGTGACGTCGATGAAGACCCTGGCGGGGGTGCGCAGCACCGAACCGCTCACCGCGGCCTACCGTGCCGCCCTGCGATCCCGGACCTACGCCACGGCGTCGCTGAACAAGCCCGCCGCGCCCGTGGAGATCGTGCCGGTCACCACCGTCGACGGCGCCCGCCTCCGAGTGCATGCCTACGGCCCCGCCGACGGCGAGGTCATCGTGCTCATCCACGGCTGGAGCTGCTGCATCGAGTACTGGCACCCGCAGATCAACGCCCTGGCCGACCGCTACCGCGTGATCTGCTACGACCAGCGCGGGCACGGCGAGAGCACCCTCGGCCGCGTGGCGCCCTGCGCCGACACCCTGGCCGACGATCTGGCCACCGTCCTGGACGCCACCCTGCCCCGTGGCCGCCGCGCCGTGCTGGTCGGCCACAGCATGGGCGGCATCACCCTGCAGGCCTGGGCCGCTCGCTATCCCGAGCAGGTGCCCGACCGCGCGGCCGCCGTCGTGCTGGCCAACACCGCCTCCAAGGACATCCGCTTCGAGACCGATCTGCTGCCGCTGCTGAACAAACCGCTGGCCGTGGCCAACCGACCGCTCACGGTGTTCGGCCGTGGCGTGCGGATGCCGATGGTGCTCGCCGAAACCCTGCTCACCGCACCGATACCGCTGCCCGGTGGCCCGATGAGCCCGCTCGTCACCGCGGTCCTCAAGTCCCGCGTGATGACCAGGAACGCCACCGCCGACCAGGCCGCCTTCGCGCTCGGCATCGTCCGCTCCTGCCGTCCGCTCACCCGCGGCCTGCACGCGGCGGCGCTGGCCGACATGGACCTCGGCGACGCGGCGAAGAACCTGACCGTGCCGACCACCGTCATCGCCGGGCTGCACGACCACCTGCTGCCCGAGCGGATGAACCGCACCATCGTCGAGGCGCTGAAATCGTCCGGCTCGCTGGCGGATTACCAGGTCTGGCCGACCGGGCACCTGAGCAACGTGGAGGCGGCCGACCGGTTCAACGCGGAGTTGGCGAAGATCGCCGCCAGCGCCTACCGGCCGCAGGCCGACGCGGTGTGA
- a CDS encoding ABC transporter permease gives MIARVLSVARIHAVSWPLLFAWPLGVLTAAFAIPWVIFALVDTEDRNMTGSVYSILGIALAFYLVAMTQSLPFALGLGVTRRDYFLATLLVALTQIVGFGVLLWGLSAAEQATDGWGVNMVMFGIPAEFTDNRLVQLGTFLAVLALIAAAGLLMGAIQQRWRVTGLYTLGAVVLVLGGLAAILVTWQRWWPEVGHWFTDSPRAVPMVLVPAVLAAVCLGGAWALVRRATA, from the coding sequence ATGATCGCCCGAGTCCTGTCCGTCGCCCGTATTCACGCCGTCTCCTGGCCGCTGCTGTTCGCCTGGCCGCTGGGCGTGCTGACGGCCGCGTTCGCCATCCCCTGGGTGATCTTCGCGCTGGTCGACACCGAGGACCGCAACATGACCGGCAGCGTCTACTCGATCCTCGGCATCGCACTGGCCTTCTACCTGGTCGCGATGACGCAGTCGCTGCCGTTCGCGCTGGGGCTCGGGGTGACCAGGCGCGACTACTTCCTCGCCACCCTGTTGGTCGCGCTGACCCAGATCGTGGGCTTCGGGGTGCTGCTGTGGGGACTGTCGGCGGCCGAGCAGGCCACCGACGGGTGGGGGGTGAACATGGTGATGTTCGGGATCCCGGCCGAATTCACCGACAACCGGCTGGTCCAACTCGGGACCTTCCTGGCGGTGCTCGCGCTGATCGCGGCCGCGGGCCTGCTGATGGGCGCCATCCAGCAGCGGTGGCGGGTGACCGGGCTCTACACCCTCGGCGCGGTGGTCCTGGTGCTCGGCGGTCTGGCCGCGATCCTGGTGACCTGGCAGCGCTGGTGGCCGGAGGTGGGCCACTGGTTCACCGACAGCCCGCGCGCGGTCCCGATGGTGCTGGTGCCCGCGGTCCTGGCGGCGGTCTGCCTCGGCGGCGCGTGGGCGCTGGTCCGCCGCGCCACGGCATGA
- a CDS encoding ABC transporter ATP-binding protein, with amino-acid sequence MSATYLDPAVLDTETVASVRGVGMRFGSVTALDDVSFELRANTIYGLLGRNGAGKTTLMQVLTGQQFQTAGEVSVFGATPHENAAVLRDVTFIRESQPYPADYKVKHVLDVARHLLPHWDEDFAQRLLRDFDLPLGRRVKKLSRGMTSALGVIIGLASRAPLTLFDEPYLGLDAVARQLFYDRLLADYAENPRTVVLSTHLIDEVADLLEHVIVIDRGRVVADAAADQLRESAITVAGPVGEVDRFVAGRPELRREALGNQARVLVRTTDHDADVARAGALGLRLEPVSLQQLIVETATTQEQ; translated from the coding sequence ATGAGCGCGACCTACCTCGACCCTGCGGTGCTCGACACCGAGACCGTCGCGTCGGTGCGGGGTGTCGGCATGCGGTTCGGTTCGGTCACGGCGCTCGACGACGTGTCCTTCGAGCTGCGCGCGAACACCATCTACGGCCTGCTCGGCCGTAACGGCGCCGGCAAGACGACGCTGATGCAGGTGCTCACCGGACAGCAGTTCCAGACCGCGGGTGAGGTCAGCGTGTTCGGGGCGACGCCGCACGAGAACGCGGCCGTGCTGCGCGATGTCACCTTCATTCGCGAGAGCCAGCCGTACCCGGCCGATTACAAGGTCAAGCATGTGCTCGACGTGGCGCGGCACCTGCTCCCGCACTGGGACGAGGATTTCGCCCAGCGATTGTTGCGCGATTTCGACCTGCCGCTCGGTCGACGGGTCAAGAAGCTCTCCCGCGGGATGACGTCCGCGCTCGGCGTCATCATCGGCCTGGCGTCCCGGGCGCCGTTGACGCTGTTCGACGAGCCGTACCTCGGGCTGGACGCGGTCGCGCGGCAGCTGTTCTACGACCGGCTGCTCGCCGACTACGCCGAGAATCCGCGGACCGTGGTGCTGTCCACGCATCTCATCGACGAGGTGGCGGATCTGCTCGAGCACGTCATCGTCATCGACCGTGGCCGGGTGGTCGCCGACGCCGCCGCCGACCAGCTGCGCGAATCGGCGATCACCGTCGCCGGGCCGGTCGGCGAGGTCGACCGCTTCGTCGCCGGACGTCCGGAACTGCGCCGCGAAGCGCTGGGCAACCAGGCGCGCGTGCTGGTGCGCACCACCGACCACGATGCCGACGTCGCGCGGGCGGGCGCACTGGGACTGCGGCTGGAGCCGGTCTCGTTGCAGCAGCTCATCGTCGAAACCGCCACTACCCAGGAGCAGTGA
- a CDS encoding GntR family transcriptional regulator, whose translation MNHSTEDGELVLEDGKPLFLQIAEMIENSIIDGSLAEEAQAPSSNELAAFHRINPATAAKGLNQLVSEGILYKKRGIGMFVTAGARNALRMRRRERFAQQYIDPLIAEADKLGMGIDELKAMLDQREGSR comes from the coding sequence ATGAACCACTCCACCGAGGACGGTGAGCTGGTGCTCGAAGACGGGAAGCCGCTCTTTCTGCAGATCGCGGAGATGATCGAGAACTCGATCATCGACGGGTCGCTGGCGGAAGAGGCACAGGCGCCGTCGTCGAACGAGCTCGCCGCCTTTCACCGGATCAACCCGGCGACGGCGGCGAAAGGGCTCAATCAGCTTGTGTCGGAAGGGATTCTGTACAAGAAACGAGGGATCGGCATGTTCGTCACGGCCGGCGCGCGCAACGCCTTGCGGATGCGGCGTAGGGAGCGGTTCGCCCAGCAGTACATCGATCCGCTGATCGCCGAGGCCGACAAGCTCGGCATGGGCATCGACGAACTCAAGGCCATGCTCGACCAGCGGGAGGGATCACGATGA